In Paenibacillus sp. FSL M7-0420, a single genomic region encodes these proteins:
- a CDS encoding lipid II flippase Amj family protein — protein sequence MTNSLLVVCLLTLIIHTAETLSYSVRFAGVKLNKIAIALSLTGIIVLVSRTANMVQGPLTAKFVDYAKADDSFPLLNYLRIIMLASSLGTLIAIALFPTFVGLFARVISKLEIEGSIPKLLTSVTVSQLKNTRKYIRRPKVRLSSFRYLGIPKRFIVMNVFVTAFYTVGVLSSMYAAKLLPAFSTTASQASGLINGIATILLTVFIDPQLGIITHKATENAEYRDQLGKIYVLLMGSRFLGSLLGQALLVPGAFIITWLVKLL from the coding sequence ATGACGAACAGCTTATTAGTGGTATGCCTGTTGACTCTGATTATTCATACAGCGGAGACATTGTCGTATTCGGTGCGGTTTGCGGGAGTGAAGCTGAACAAGATCGCTATCGCCTTATCCCTGACCGGAATTATCGTGCTGGTCTCCAGAACCGCAAATATGGTACAAGGTCCCTTAACGGCGAAGTTCGTAGATTATGCCAAAGCTGACGACAGCTTCCCGCTGCTCAACTATCTGCGGATTATTATGCTGGCTTCTTCACTGGGGACATTGATCGCGATTGCGTTGTTTCCAACCTTCGTAGGACTGTTCGCAAGAGTGATCTCCAAGCTGGAGATCGAAGGATCTATCCCTAAGCTGCTGACGAGTGTAACGGTCAGCCAGCTCAAGAATACGCGCAAATATATCCGCAGACCGAAGGTCAGGCTGAGCAGCTTCCGTTATCTTGGAATTCCCAAACGCTTCATCGTGATGAATGTCTTCGTGACGGCCTTCTACACGGTAGGCGTGTTATCCTCGATGTATGCGGCCAAGCTGTTGCCGGCGTTCAGCACCACTGCTTCCCAGGCATCGGGCCTGATTAACGGGATAGCAACGATCCTGCTGACGGTGTTCATCGATCCGCAGCTGGGAATCATTACGCACAAGGCAACCGAGAATGCGGAATACCGTGACCAGCTCGGGAAGATCTATGTACTCCTGATGGGCTCGCGCTTCCTGGGATCACTGCTGGGCCAAGCCCTGCTGGTACCGGGAGCCTTCATCATCACCTGGCTGGTGAAGCTGCTCTGA
- a CDS encoding ArsR/SmtB family transcription factor, producing MYLTTDSESLKVYEALASEVRLRIIDLLSSEEMHIKEIAARLYLSSAIVSSHVTKLQKAGIVSSQMKRIDGGTYKFCSLSANFLQIKLSGAKGIARKVVEVSVPVGHYTDLAAAPTCGIATTEKLIGYYDDQRYFLDPQRVDAGILWFAKGYVEYKVPNYLFMDQTVQEIEISMEIGSEAPSVNEKWPSDISFMMNGISLGKWTSPGDFGVMRGRLTPAWWQSDVNQYGLLKVLRINAGGTYIDGQQISAVTIDQVGWQQDQWSFRFTAEDTTRRRGGLTLFGRGFGNYEQDIVFRVYYE from the coding sequence ATGTATTTAACCACAGATTCCGAATCGTTGAAGGTCTATGAAGCACTTGCCAGTGAAGTGCGCCTGCGGATCATCGATCTGCTTAGCAGCGAGGAGATGCATATTAAGGAGATTGCAGCGAGGCTGTATCTCAGCAGTGCCATTGTCAGCTCGCATGTAACGAAGCTCCAGAAGGCTGGCATCGTCAGCTCCCAGATGAAGCGGATCGACGGGGGGACTTATAAATTCTGCTCACTTTCCGCGAATTTCTTGCAGATTAAATTATCCGGGGCCAAAGGCATCGCCCGCAAGGTAGTGGAGGTCTCTGTCCCTGTGGGCCATTACACCGACCTTGCAGCTGCACCGACCTGCGGCATTGCCACAACCGAGAAGCTGATCGGATATTATGACGACCAGCGTTATTTCCTGGACCCGCAGCGGGTGGATGCCGGGATTCTCTGGTTCGCCAAGGGATACGTGGAATATAAGGTTCCGAATTATCTGTTCATGGATCAGACGGTGCAGGAGATTGAGATTTCGATGGAGATTGGTTCGGAGGCGCCGAGTGTGAACGAGAAGTGGCCTTCGGATATCTCTTTTATGATGAATGGCATTTCGCTTGGCAAATGGACCAGCCCCGGCGACTTCGGCGTGATGAGAGGCCGGCTGACTCCAGCCTGGTGGCAATCGGATGTGAACCAGTACGGGCTGCTGAAGGTGCTCAGAATTAATGCAGGGGGAACTTATATAGACGGCCAGCAGATATCGGCAGTTACCATCGATCAGGTGGGCTGGCAGCAGGACCAGTGGAGCTTCAGGTTCACGGCAGAAGACACGACCCGAAGGCGGGGCGGCTTAACGTTATTCGGGCGCGGCTTCGGGAATTACGAGCAGGACATTGTGTTTCGTGTCTATTATGAATAA
- a CDS encoding NUDIX domain-containing protein, translating into MPMSEYYRELRGKAGNGLLMMPSVAAVVRDEQDRILLIRKKDETLWGLPAGAVEPGETPSRALRREVFEETGLMVTPEQIIGVFGGEKFRYEYSNGDQVEYTVIVFECVIVKGQLRSLDGEAEELRFFKEDELPGLTMPYPPNLFVRDTSAPRKIVFD; encoded by the coding sequence ATGCCAATGTCTGAGTATTACCGGGAGCTGCGCGGGAAGGCCGGCAACGGACTGTTAATGATGCCGTCTGTAGCGGCTGTAGTAAGGGATGAACAGGATCGGATTCTGCTGATCCGCAAAAAGGATGAGACCTTATGGGGCCTGCCAGCCGGAGCGGTTGAACCTGGAGAGACCCCGTCCAGGGCGCTGCGGAGAGAGGTGTTCGAAGAGACCGGCTTAATGGTTACGCCTGAACAGATTATCGGCGTATTCGGCGGTGAGAAATTCAGATATGAATATAGCAATGGGGATCAGGTAGAGTACACGGTTATTGTATTTGAATGCGTCATTGTTAAAGGCCAGCTCAGAAGCCTGGACGGGGAAGCGGAAGAGCTGAGATTCTTCAAGGAAGATGAACTGCCCGGGCTAACGATGCCTTATCCCCCGAACCTGTTCGTGCGGGATACATCTGCGCCGCGGAAAATTGTATTTGATTGA
- a CDS encoding ribosomal maturation YjgA family protein: protein MRILNLQSRMIYCGAVLLAALLGLGTRAYGNSLPHFVSEHFGDAIWAGMIYLASRVLLIRHPLWMSLVLSLCFSFGIEFSQLYQAEWILHVRATTLGSLILGHSFLWIDLVRYTAGILFCWTVDQILQN from the coding sequence TTGCGGATTTTGAATTTACAATCCAGAATGATCTACTGCGGCGCAGTACTGCTAGCCGCCCTGCTGGGTCTTGGGACCAGGGCATACGGGAACTCGCTGCCGCACTTTGTCAGCGAACACTTTGGGGATGCGATCTGGGCAGGGATGATCTACCTTGCCTCCCGGGTGCTGCTGATCCGGCATCCGCTATGGATGTCGCTTGTCCTTAGCCTGTGCTTTAGCTTCGGAATTGAGTTCAGCCAGCTCTACCAGGCAGAGTGGATTCTGCATGTGCGTGCTACAACCCTTGGCAGCTTGATTCTCGGCCACAGCTTCCTGTGGATTGATCTGGTCCGGTATACAGCCGGAATTCTGTTCTGCTGGACGGTGGACCAAATCTTACAAAATTGA
- a CDS encoding winged helix-turn-helix transcriptional regulator: MRDRKGGFGTCPDGKGPACPVEFTLDVIGGKWKGVLLYHMMDSTVRFNEFRRICPGITQRMLTLQLRELEEDGVVHREVYHQVPPKVEYSLTDFGRSLIPIIKLMRDWGLEYQAKQQTSERPAIDTGV; encoded by the coding sequence ATGCGCGACCGTAAAGGCGGTTTCGGCACCTGCCCGGACGGCAAGGGCCCTGCTTGTCCTGTAGAATTCACCCTTGATGTTATCGGCGGCAAATGGAAGGGTGTGCTCTTGTACCATATGATGGATTCCACCGTCCGGTTCAATGAATTCCGCCGCATCTGCCCCGGCATCACCCAGCGCATGCTGACCCTGCAGCTCCGCGAGCTGGAGGAGGATGGCGTTGTACACCGTGAGGTCTATCATCAGGTGCCGCCGAAGGTCGAGTACTCCTTGACTGATTTCGGCCGGTCTCTGATTCCGATCATCAAGCTGATGAGAGATTGGGGTCTGGAGTACCAGGCGAAGCAGCAGACTTCAGAGCGTCCAGCTATAGACACCGGAGTGTAG
- a CDS encoding putative ABC transporter permease, whose translation MTPLLLQHSYSVVAAASPYLFYFTVYSFLGWVLEGSYNLYSTGTFRKEGFLKGPFKPMYGFAPLLLLAAHEIRLPFLLFLLLALIVPSAVEFVSGWLLKGIFRRQWWDYSGMPFQLQGHICLKFSLYWWGLSVACIFGLQPLVHFLYLHMERVWMPVLPIALLVFTVDLLWTFRTRRRGLQLLDHLLEPPELGEG comes from the coding sequence ATGACACCGTTACTTTTACAGCATAGTTACAGTGTAGTGGCTGCGGCAAGTCCCTATCTGTTCTATTTCACTGTATACTCGTTTCTGGGGTGGGTCCTTGAAGGCAGCTATAACCTCTACAGCACGGGGACCTTTCGGAAAGAAGGCTTCCTCAAAGGGCCATTTAAGCCCATGTATGGCTTCGCCCCGCTGCTGCTGCTGGCGGCACATGAAATTAGGCTTCCCTTTCTGTTATTCCTGCTGCTTGCGCTGATTGTCCCTTCGGCGGTTGAGTTTGTCAGCGGCTGGCTGCTTAAGGGGATCTTTCGCAGACAATGGTGGGATTATTCAGGGATGCCATTTCAGCTGCAAGGGCATATCTGCTTGAAATTCTCGTTGTATTGGTGGGGACTGTCAGTGGCTTGCATCTTCGGCTTGCAACCGCTGGTACACTTCCTGTATTTGCATATGGAGCGGGTATGGATGCCTGTACTGCCCATCGCCCTGCTCGTATTCACGGTGGATCTGCTGTGGACCTTCCGCACCCGCCGCCGCGGGCTGCAACTGCTGGATCATCTGTTGGAGCCACCAGAGCTTGGAGAAGGCTAA
- a CDS encoding LrgB family protein, which produces MRILLAIGFVLMNVVIYLVMSMLYRRYRLPVLLPALTATFTVVVLLMGFHISYETYMIGGDWINRLLGPAVVSLAYPLYKQRHVLWKNLPAILGGTVTGLMVGMFSGLLMAAGLGFSKLYVLSILPKSITTAVAIQISSNLGGDSSLTSVFVMVAGFTGAIGGPYIIKLFRIRSESGIGIGLGTASHALGTAKALEYGEESVSMSSVAMTVCAIVGSIAGPLVAWIMYH; this is translated from the coding sequence ATGAGAATTCTGCTGGCCATTGGTTTCGTGCTGATGAATGTTGTGATCTATCTGGTCATGTCCATGCTGTACAGACGCTACCGTCTTCCTGTCCTGCTGCCTGCACTGACGGCAACGTTCACGGTTGTTGTGCTGCTCATGGGCTTCCATATCTCTTATGAGACTTATATGATCGGCGGCGACTGGATTAACCGCCTGCTGGGACCAGCGGTAGTATCGCTGGCTTATCCCTTATACAAACAGCGGCATGTACTGTGGAAGAATCTCCCCGCCATTCTCGGCGGAACGGTCACCGGACTTATGGTCGGAATGTTCAGCGGGCTGCTGATGGCAGCCGGACTCGGCTTCTCCAAGCTGTACGTGCTGTCCATTCTGCCCAAGTCGATTACCACCGCTGTAGCGATCCAGATCTCCAGCAATCTCGGCGGAGATTCATCGCTGACCTCCGTGTTCGTGATGGTTGCCGGCTTCACGGGAGCGATTGGCGGCCCCTACATTATCAAGCTGTTCAGAATCCGCAGCGAGTCGGGGATCGGCATTGGCCTGGGCACAGCTTCCCATGCCCTCGGCACAGCCAAAGCACTGGAATACGGCGAGGAGTCAGTCTCCATGAGCTCTGTAGCCATGACCGTATGCGCGATTGTCGGCTCCATCGCCGGACCGCTAGTCGCCTGGATCATGTACCATTGA
- a CDS encoding CidA/LrgA family protein, translating to MKIIRIIAEVCLLYVFFLAGDYLQELLHLPIPGSIVGLLLLFVLLLLKIVPVKLIENGSSFILAYLPMFFIPATAGIMNHLDIFSGRGLLLIGILVISSVLTMVVTAHSSQWIAARSVKRLTRRTYRARNLHGKGKEA from the coding sequence ATGAAAATCATCCGCATTATCGCCGAGGTCTGCCTGCTGTATGTGTTCTTCCTGGCCGGAGACTATCTGCAAGAGCTGCTGCATTTGCCGATTCCAGGCAGTATCGTGGGACTATTGCTGCTCTTCGTCTTGCTGCTGCTAAAGATTGTGCCCGTGAAGCTGATCGAGAACGGCTCGTCCTTTATTCTGGCGTATCTGCCCATGTTCTTCATCCCGGCCACCGCAGGCATTATGAACCATCTGGATATCTTCAGCGGAAGAGGCTTGCTCCTGATTGGTATTCTTGTCATCAGCAGTGTGCTGACCATGGTTGTTACAGCACATTCCAGCCAGTGGATCGCTGCCCGCAGCGTCAAACGGTTAACACGCCGGACGTACCGTGCCCGTAATCTCCACGGGAAGGGGAAGGAAGCATGA
- a CDS encoding YkvA family protein, whose translation MDNQTGKLPAGVLVESFEYDKKNEELVKKSFWSKTKKAAGKIPFTREAIAMYYCAMDAKTPLWAKGIAFGALAYFISPIDAIPDALIGLGFTDDAAVMAAGIRAIAGQVKEEHKQKAEEFFEDS comes from the coding sequence ATGGACAATCAGACAGGTAAGCTGCCGGCGGGAGTATTGGTGGAGAGCTTTGAGTATGACAAGAAGAATGAGGAGCTGGTGAAGAAGAGCTTCTGGAGCAAAACCAAGAAAGCCGCCGGTAAAATCCCCTTCACCAGAGAAGCGATAGCCATGTACTATTGTGCTATGGATGCCAAAACACCGCTATGGGCGAAAGGGATTGCCTTTGGAGCGCTGGCGTATTTCATTTCCCCGATCGATGCTATTCCCGATGCGCTGATCGGCCTGGGCTTCACAGACGATGCTGCCGTCATGGCGGCGGGCATCCGGGCTATTGCCGGACAGGTCAAGGAGGAGCATAAGCAGAAGGCGGAGGAGTTTTTCGAAGATTCATAA
- a CDS encoding ATP-grasp domain-containing protein: MSTEARRILITGGRAPVALELARLFKAAGHRVYVAESAEYHLCRVSSAVEASFRVPAPRHHPQAYVQRLAALTEELGIHCLIPTCEEIFYVSAGLEHLTGCRVLTSERSILAGLHHKGEFMVLLRSLGFKVPDTVLISSAEEWRRAVKQAAERGEQRVYKPAYSRFASKVILPGKRSASTNPHSLALGEAEPPAGLSAGAPWVSQEYIQGRAVCTYSIVHDGTVVAHAAYDSRYRTGRSGASVYFEPLEHPAALEWVQRFAAATGFSGQIGFDFIEPENGMLYPIECNPRATSGIHLFTPEEGLTEALLNPGPLMQSGTVIVPRSARTAMLTLPMLGCGLKPGPGGFRSWRQALLGAADVVYRKDDRRPAREQFRIVYAAWKTARRHHISITEALTEDIEWNGEA, encoded by the coding sequence TTGAGTACTGAGGCCCGGCGTATTCTGATTACCGGCGGACGCGCCCCGGTAGCCCTGGAGCTGGCAAGGCTGTTCAAGGCTGCGGGCCACCGGGTATACGTGGCGGAAAGTGCTGAGTATCATCTGTGCCGGGTATCCTCTGCCGTTGAGGCCAGCTTCCGGGTGCCTGCCCCAAGGCATCACCCGCAGGCATATGTCCAGCGGCTGGCTGCGTTAACGGAAGAACTGGGCATTCACTGCCTGATTCCCACCTGCGAGGAGATCTTCTATGTCTCTGCCGGTCTTGAGCATCTGACGGGGTGCCGCGTACTTACGTCAGAACGAAGTATTCTGGCCGGGCTGCACCATAAAGGGGAGTTCATGGTCCTGCTCCGTTCGCTCGGCTTCAAGGTCCCGGACACGGTGCTGATCAGCAGTGCAGAAGAATGGCGGAGAGCCGTGAAGCAGGCAGCGGAGAGGGGGGAGCAGCGGGTCTATAAGCCTGCGTACTCCCGCTTTGCCTCTAAAGTCATTCTTCCGGGTAAAAGATCCGCTTCAACTAATCCGCATAGTCTTGCTCTAGGGGAAGCAGAGCCTCCAGCCGGACTATCGGCCGGGGCTCCCTGGGTGTCCCAGGAGTACATTCAAGGCAGAGCTGTTTGTACGTACAGCATTGTTCATGACGGCACAGTTGTGGCGCATGCAGCGTACGACAGCAGGTACAGGACGGGGCGCAGCGGGGCAAGTGTGTATTTTGAACCGCTGGAGCATCCTGCGGCTCTGGAATGGGTACAGCGGTTCGCCGCAGCAACCGGCTTCAGCGGCCAGATCGGATTCGATTTCATCGAACCGGAGAACGGGATGCTGTATCCGATTGAATGCAATCCGCGCGCTACAAGCGGTATTCATCTGTTCACGCCGGAGGAAGGGCTGACGGAGGCGCTGCTCAATCCCGGACCGCTCATGCAGAGCGGAACAGTCATTGTCCCGCGTTCAGCCCGCACAGCCATGCTGACGCTGCCCATGCTGGGCTGCGGACTGAAGCCGGGACCCGGGGGCTTCCGCAGCTGGCGGCAAGCGTTGCTTGGAGCAGCGGATGTGGTCTACCGCAAGGATGACCGCCGCCCTGCGCGCGAGCAGTTCCGCATAGTATACGCCGCCTGGAAGACAGCCCGGCGGCATCACATCTCGATTACAGAGGCGTTAACTGAAGATATAGAATGGAATGGTGAAGCATGA
- a CDS encoding beta-ketoacyl-ACP synthase III: MQLRHVKIKGTGKYLPERVVSDAELDQILGTTPGWVNKITGVGTRHYANTDETASFMGARAAEAALADAGLSFSEVDCLVCTSGTKEQPLPSTAVFIQQAMGQADSGVPAFDIDATCLSFLVGLDVMSYMVEAGRYKNVLLVATEIASVGLNWQDKESSALFGDGAAAVVIGPAETGDSSRILHASLKTYSSGARYSEIAGGGTRLHPQNYTAEDALPYLFHMDGQAIFRKASKLLPDFIADMLSATGNKMDDFSLVIPHQGSAMAMRLLRKKLGIAEDRFLDNTAGHGNTIAASIPMGLHEAIRQGRISRGERIMLIGTAAGLSLGGMIIEY; this comes from the coding sequence ATGCAGCTTAGACATGTGAAAATAAAAGGAACAGGCAAATATTTGCCGGAGCGTGTAGTCAGTGATGCAGAGCTTGATCAGATCCTTGGCACAACACCGGGCTGGGTGAACAAAATCACCGGCGTCGGCACCCGCCATTATGCCAATACAGATGAAACCGCCTCCTTCATGGGCGCAAGAGCTGCTGAAGCGGCCCTCGCCGATGCAGGCCTCAGCTTCAGTGAGGTCGATTGTCTGGTGTGTACGAGCGGAACCAAGGAGCAGCCGCTGCCGAGTACCGCCGTGTTCATTCAGCAGGCCATGGGGCAGGCGGATTCCGGTGTGCCGGCTTTTGATATCGATGCGACTTGTCTCAGCTTTCTGGTGGGGCTTGATGTAATGTCCTACATGGTGGAGGCGGGCAGATATAAGAATGTGCTGCTGGTGGCCACTGAGATTGCATCTGTGGGGCTGAACTGGCAGGATAAGGAGAGCTCGGCCTTGTTCGGTGACGGAGCGGCAGCGGTGGTGATCGGACCTGCGGAGACCGGTGATTCCTCGCGGATACTCCACGCTTCGCTCAAAACCTACAGCAGCGGTGCGCGTTATTCGGAGATTGCCGGGGGCGGGACCAGACTGCATCCCCAGAATTATACAGCTGAGGATGCGCTGCCTTATCTGTTCCATATGGATGGCCAGGCTATATTCCGCAAAGCGTCCAAGCTGCTTCCGGATTTCATTGCAGACATGCTGAGCGCCACAGGCAATAAGATGGACGACTTCTCGCTGGTTATTCCCCATCAGGGAAGTGCAATGGCGATGCGTCTCCTGCGTAAAAAGCTCGGTATTGCCGAGGACCGCTTCCTCGACAACACCGCTGGCCATGGTAATACGATTGCAGCGTCTATCCCGATGGGGCTGCATGAAGCGATCCGTCAAGGCCGGATATCGCGCGGAGAGCGGATCATGCTGATCGGCACAGCTGCAGGGCTGTCTCTGGGAGGCATGATTATTGAGTACTGA
- a CDS encoding NAD(P)H-dependent oxidoreductase: MENTSTATQMTKAQILAAYEYRHATKEFDSSRKISGEDFGFILETGRLSPSSFGFEPWKFVVVQNPELRQKLLPYAWGAQKQLPTASHFVLVLARQPRDLAADSEYIQSMMSEVQKLPVEIAEGKQRVFGAFLKNDFGLAGNERAIFEWGARQTYLPLGNMMTAAALIGVDSCPIEGFDKLKMEQLLVDERIMDPEHFGLACMVAFGYRTGEPRAKTRRTASQVVEWV, from the coding sequence ATGGAGAACACAAGCACAGCAACTCAAATGACGAAAGCGCAGATTTTGGCGGCCTATGAGTACAGACATGCGACCAAAGAATTCGACAGCAGCAGAAAAATCAGCGGGGAGGATTTCGGCTTCATTCTGGAGACGGGACGTCTGTCACCGAGCTCGTTCGGCTTCGAACCCTGGAAATTTGTAGTGGTCCAGAACCCGGAGCTCCGGCAAAAGCTGCTGCCGTACGCCTGGGGAGCTCAGAAGCAGCTTCCGACCGCAAGCCATTTCGTGCTTGTTCTGGCCAGACAGCCGCGTGATCTGGCAGCTGACTCAGAATATATTCAGAGTATGATGTCAGAGGTGCAGAAGCTGCCGGTTGAGATTGCAGAGGGCAAGCAGCGGGTCTTCGGCGCATTCCTGAAAAACGATTTCGGCCTGGCTGGCAATGAGCGGGCGATCTTCGAGTGGGGGGCGCGTCAGACGTATCTGCCCCTTGGCAATATGATGACCGCAGCCGCGCTGATCGGCGTCGATTCCTGTCCGATTGAAGGCTTCGATAAGCTGAAGATGGAGCAGCTTCTGGTTGATGAGCGGATTATGGACCCTGAACATTTCGGGCTGGCTTGCATGGTAGCCTTCGGCTACCGTACCGGCGAGCCGCGTGCCAAGACCCGGCGGACCGCTTCGCAGGTGGTGGAGTGGGTCTAA
- the arfA gene encoding arabinosylfuranosidase ArfA gives MSIQSKMIVDKDFKLAEVDPRLYGSFIEHLGRAVYGGIYEPGHPTADENGFRGDALQAIKALRVPIIRYPGGNFVSGYNWEDGVGPKAERKRSLELAWWVTETNQVGTNEFADWAKLAGSEVMMAVNLGTRGIDAARNLVEYCNHPSGSYWSDLRISHGYKAPHNFRTWCLGNEMDGPWQIGAKTAIEYGRLANETAKAMRWVDPSLELVACGSSGSNMSTFAEWEATVLDLTYDNVDFLSLHTYYNNNDGDTANFLAQSLDMDQFIDSVAAVCDYIKAKKKSKKKIYLSLDEWNVWKSQGSSRAEQHWQIAPPEFEDVYTLEDALVVGCCLISLLKHADRVKMACIAQLINVIAPIMTEDGGPLWLQTTYYPYMHASIYGRGTVLHPLITSSKYDSKDFTDVPYLEAVSVYNEELNEVTVFAVNRHLSEGMELAVDLRSFGAVEVIQHTVLEHEDLQAANTRSNPSNVLPHNRGTAAADGGRVSAMLPAASWNVIRLRVNG, from the coding sequence ATGAGCATTCAATCCAAGATGATTGTCGACAAAGACTTCAAGCTGGCCGAGGTAGATCCAAGGCTATACGGTTCCTTCATTGAACATCTGGGCCGGGCCGTCTATGGCGGAATCTATGAGCCGGGACATCCTACCGCTGACGAGAACGGGTTCCGCGGCGATGCCCTTCAGGCTATCAAGGCACTACGCGTACCGATCATCCGTTATCCGGGGGGCAACTTCGTATCCGGTTATAACTGGGAAGACGGCGTTGGACCCAAAGCGGAACGGAAGCGCTCTCTTGAACTTGCCTGGTGGGTTACAGAGACTAACCAGGTAGGCACGAATGAATTCGCCGATTGGGCCAAGCTGGCCGGTTCTGAAGTGATGATGGCAGTGAACCTGGGCACACGCGGAATCGACGCTGCAAGGAATCTGGTCGAGTACTGCAACCATCCCTCCGGCTCTTACTGGAGTGACCTGCGGATCTCTCATGGCTACAAGGCGCCGCACAACTTCCGCACCTGGTGTCTGGGCAATGAAATGGACGGTCCATGGCAGATCGGAGCCAAGACTGCCATCGAATACGGAAGACTCGCCAATGAGACCGCCAAAGCGATGCGCTGGGTGGATCCTTCCCTGGAGCTTGTCGCCTGCGGCAGCTCGGGCAGCAATATGAGCACTTTTGCCGAATGGGAAGCTACAGTCCTGGATCTCACCTATGATAATGTCGATTTCCTCTCGCTGCACACTTACTACAATAACAATGATGGGGATACAGCGAATTTCCTGGCCCAATCGCTCGATATGGATCAGTTCATCGACAGCGTAGCAGCAGTATGTGATTATATCAAGGCCAAGAAGAAAAGCAAGAAAAAGATTTACCTGTCCCTCGATGAATGGAATGTATGGAAATCGCAGGGCTCTAGCCGTGCCGAGCAGCACTGGCAGATTGCACCGCCTGAATTCGAGGATGTCTATACCCTGGAGGATGCGCTGGTGGTGGGCTGCTGCCTGATCAGCCTGCTCAAGCATGCAGACCGGGTCAAGATGGCCTGTATCGCCCAGCTCATTAATGTCATTGCCCCGATTATGACAGAGGATGGCGGACCGCTCTGGCTGCAGACCACTTATTATCCTTACATGCATGCCTCCATCTACGGCCGGGGAACGGTGCTGCACCCGCTGATTACAAGCTCGAAATATGATTCCAAGGATTTCACCGACGTTCCATATCTGGAAGCGGTCAGTGTATATAATGAGGAGCTGAACGAGGTCACTGTGTTTGCAGTGAACCGCCATCTGAGCGAAGGCATGGAGCTGGCGGTTGATCTGCGGAGCTTCGGCGCTGTAGAGGTTATTCAGCACACGGTTCTTGAGCATGAGGATCTTCAGGCGGCAAATACCCGCTCCAACCCGTCGAATGTGCTTCCGCACAACCGGGGAACAGCAGCCGCAGACGGCGGCCGGGTGAGCGCAATGCTTCCGGCTGCTTCCTGGAACGTAATCCGGCTGCGGGTGAACGGCTGA
- a CDS encoding acetylxylan esterase: protein MNAIEARKQELENCRPEPTLDRETVDEFWNELLAEDEEQPLDVSITPEETPYPGMKVSKVSYMSYGETTINAWYIQPAGDTENTGDRPCVVTFPGYTGDRGYPERYAHFLLLGYTVLAVDVRGQLGETGNLLPQEHGIVRGWITQGLLEKEQSYYLALAIDTVRAIETAAQLPGVDPARIAITGASQGGGIALLAGALSRRVAAVAADIPNLCRLDFGVLNSTSSLTEIAEYLKRYPEHLERVLENLAFFDIVNLAHRFTVPVLMSVGWKDTVCMPETIYAAYNRIESPKEIKDYPFSGHEVSEFQRRQTALFFQEHLGS, encoded by the coding sequence ATGAATGCAATAGAAGCGCGTAAGCAAGAGCTTGAGAACTGCCGTCCAGAGCCGACTCTGGACCGGGAGACGGTTGATGAATTCTGGAATGAGCTGCTCGCGGAAGATGAAGAGCAGCCGCTGGATGTGAGCATCACCCCTGAAGAGACCCCCTATCCGGGAATGAAGGTGAGCAAGGTCAGCTACATGAGCTATGGTGAGACTACGATCAATGCCTGGTATATCCAGCCTGCCGGTGATACAGAGAACACTGGAGACCGGCCGTGTGTTGTGACCTTTCCAGGTTACACCGGAGACCGGGGATATCCCGAGCGTTACGCACATTTCTTGCTGCTTGGCTACACTGTCCTCGCCGTAGATGTTCGTGGACAGCTAGGCGAGACGGGCAATCTGCTGCCGCAGGAGCACGGCATTGTCAGAGGCTGGATTACCCAGGGGTTGCTGGAGAAGGAGCAATCCTATTATCTGGCGTTAGCTATAGATACCGTCCGGGCCATTGAGACGGCAGCACAGCTGCCAGGGGTTGATCCGGCGCGCATTGCGATTACAGGAGCCAGCCAGGGCGGGGGGATCGCTCTCTTGGCAGGGGCGCTCAGCCGCCGCGTGGCTGCGGTAGCCGCAGATATTCCTAATCTGTGCCGGCTGGATTTCGGTGTGCTGAATTCCACCAGCTCACTTACAGAGATCGCGGAATACTTGAAGCGCTATCCGGAGCACCTGGAGCGTGTGCTGGAGAATCTGGCCTTTTTCGACATCGTTAATTTGGCTCACCGCTTCACTGTCCCTGTCCTGATGTCTGTAGGCTGGAAGGATACGGTATGTATGCCGGAGACGATCTATGCCGCGTATAACCGGATAGAGTCGCCTAAGGAGATTAAGGATTATCCGTTCTCCGGGCATGAGGTGAGCGAATTCCAGCGCAGACAGACGGCACTGTTCTTCCAGGAGCATCTGGGCTCCTAA